Proteins encoded together in one Cicer arietinum cultivar CDC Frontier isolate Library 1 chromosome 4, Cicar.CDCFrontier_v2.0, whole genome shotgun sequence window:
- the LOC101494069 gene encoding small ribosomal subunit protein uS8z/uS8w has product MVRVSVLNDALKSMYNAEKRGKRQVMIRPSSKVIIKFLIVMQKHGYIGEFEYVDDHRSGKIVVELNGRLNKCGVISPRFDVGVKEIEGWTARLLPSRQFGYIVLTTSAGIMDHEEARRKNVGGKVLGFFY; this is encoded by the exons ATGGTGAGAGTCAGTGTTTTGAACGATGCTTTGAAAAGCATGTACAATGCTGAGAAAAGGGGTAAACGCCAAGTAATGATTAGGCCATCCTCCAAAGTCATTATCAAGTTCCTTATCGTTATGCAAAAGCACg GATACATTGGCGAGTTCGAGTATGTTGATGATCATAGATCTGGAAAGATCGTTGTTGAATTGAATGGTAGGTTGAATAAATGTGGTGTTATTAGTCCACGTTTTGATGTTGGTGTTAAGGAGATTGAAGGTTGGACTGCTAGGCTTCTCCCTTCAAGACAG TTTGGGTATATTGTCTTGACTACCTCAGCTGGCATTATGGATCATGAAGAGGCCAGGAGAAAGAATGTTGGTGGTAAGGTCCTTGGATTCTTCTACTAG
- the LOC101493748 gene encoding uncharacterized protein produces the protein MDFGCRDVSIWKEALSTYSSRIQSLSLTKNKPNLISLNDFYCNELPSLLHQRNPNPFITTDELSKLMQWKLTRGKWRPRLLDFVSSLDNAVVKCASEKAFESLPDISKAITELSALKGVGPATASAVLAAFAPHLTPFMSDEAMEAALGSSKDYTLKQYLVFANKLQEKAKELSSEDASFTPSDVERALWSCAIGKSLAPQKNQDSKTNPNKSSKRKRKT, from the exons ATGGATTTTGGATGCAGAGACGTTAGCATTTGGAAGGAAGCACTCTCTACTTACTCCTCTCGAATACAATCTCTTTCTCTCACCAAAAACAAACCCAATTTGATTTCTCTCAACGATTTTTATTGCAATGAACTCCCTTCGCTTCTTCACCAACGAAACCCTAACCCTTTCATCACCACTGATGAACTTTCCAAACTCATGCAATGGAAACTCACCCGTGGCAAGTGGAG gCCGCGATTGTTGGATTTTGTTTCTTCGTTGGACAATGCTGTAGTGAAATGTGCTTCTGAGAAGGCATTTGAGAGTCTTCCTGATATATCGAAAGCGATTACCGAGCTGAGCGCGTTGAAAGGCGTTGGACCTGCTACTGCTTCTGCCGTTTTGGCTGCTTTTGCTCCTCACTTAACCCCTTTCATGTCTGATGAG GCTATGGAAGCTGCTCTTGGAAGCTCAAAAGATTATACACTGAAGCAATATCTTGTATTCGCCAATAAACTGCAGGAGAAAGCAAAG GAACTAAGTTCAGAAGATGCTTCATTTACCCCATCCGATGTAGAAAGGGCTTTGTGGAGTTGTGCTATAGGGAAGTCATTAGCACCTCAAAAAAATCAGGACTCTAAGACCAATCCAAACAAGAGCtctaaaagaaagagaaaaacttGA